The Pogona vitticeps strain Pit_001003342236 chromosome 3, PviZW2.1, whole genome shotgun sequence genome includes a window with the following:
- the LOC144587764 gene encoding uncharacterized protein LOC144587764 yields the protein MKQFTMQSLVPLMLHLQDESVPVAQACWTALRKADQFLKSFIQLSIHVNDPWNLCTSLVTRYREQGEGILLEQAFGYLENPRRSLRDGAIRLLASQPSIHKSYPY from the exons ATGAAACAGTTCACCATGCAAAGTCTGGTGCCCCTCATGTTACATCTTCAGGATGAGAGCGTCCCGGTGGCCCAG GCCTGCTGGACTGCTCTCCGGAAAGCCGACCAGTTTCTGAAATCCTTCATCCAGCTGTCCATCCACGTGAATGACCCTTGGAACCTTTGCACCAGCCTG GTGACGCGCTACCGAGAGCAAGGGGAAGGGATCCTACTGGAACAGGCGTTCggttacctggaaaaccccagaCGATCTTTGAGGGACGGAGCCATCAGGCTCTTAG CCTCCCAGCCCTCTATCCACAAATCCTACCCTTATtga